A single window of Nicotiana tomentosiformis chromosome 1, ASM39032v3, whole genome shotgun sequence DNA harbors:
- the LOC104117895 gene encoding uncharacterized protein: MGSETGSSPSSAPATAAASSATSSATSSPCGKRNRDPEDEVYLDNLHSHKRYLSEIMASSLNGLTVGDSLPDNIVDSPSRSENMLYIRDEMSFQYSPMSEDSDDSRCYEPLTITSSPQSESTPTSPVSPYRYHRPLNGFSSGPPSTSYPSNSCNFPPATSSQPRQRGSDSEGRFPSSPSDICHSADLRRAALLRSVQMRTQPLGPSSFELQLSPGLEPSHMETEDRPCSYMKSLVDEREYKIEQCSSMSVSAPENGESSCRILNMGPKGDESVD; the protein is encoded by the exons ATGGGCTCGGAGACGGGTTCGTCGCCGTCGTCAGCTCCGGCGACGGCAGCAGCATCGTCAGCCACATCGTCAGCCACATCGTCTCCATGCGGTAAGAGAAATAGAGACCCAGAAGACGAGGTTTATCTCGATAATCTCCACTCTCACAAACGATATCTTAGTGAG ATAATGGCGTCAAGTTTAAATGGACTGACAGTGGGAGACTCCTTACCAGATAATATAGTGGATTCTCCATCAAGATCTGAAAACATGCTTTATATCAG GGACGAGATGTCCTTTCAGTATTCCCCAATGTCAGAAGATTCGGATGACTCACGATGCTATGAACCTTTGACAATTACCAGCTCCCCCCAATCTGAGAGCACACCAACTAGTCCAGTCTCACCCTACCGATATCACAGACCTTTGAATGGGTTCTCATCAGGCCCTCCCTCCACGTCATACCCGTCAAATTCCTGCAACTTCCCTCCTGCCACATCCTCACAGCCTCGGCAACGAGGCTCTGATTCTGAGGGTCGATTTCCATCATCACCCAGTGACATATGCCACTCTGCTGACTTAAGGAGAGCTGCACTTTTGCGATCTGTGCAAATGAGGACTCAACCTCTCGGACCATCATCATTTGAGTTGCAACTTAGTCCAGGGCTGGAGCCTAGTCATATGGAGACCGAGGACCGGCCTTGTTCCTACATGAAGTCTTTAGTTGATGAGAGGGAATATAAGATTGAACAATGCTCCTCAATGAGTGTATCAGCACCCGAAAATGGGGAGAGTTCTTGTAGAATTTTGAATATGGGGCCGAAAGGAGATGAATCTGTAGATTAA